Proteins found in one Pontibacter sp. SGAir0037 genomic segment:
- the lpxB gene encoding lipid-A-disaccharide synthase yields MKYYIIAGERSGDLHASNLIKQLRVKDPAADIRGWGGDMMEQAGMQLVKHYKEMAFMGFAETAANFFKILGFLKECKADIKAYQPDVVILVDYAGFNLRIAKFAKARGIKVFYYISPKIWAWNQGRVHTIKKLVDRMFVIMPFEEEFYGRFDYEVDYIGNPVSDSVTDHVVNPNFRSQNRLTNNKPIIAILPGSRKQEIENMLHVMLSVLPSFRDYQFVVAGVSNFSREYYEQYNKDPNIKIVYDQTYDLLSYAQAALVTSGTATLETALFSVPQVVCYKTSTISYSIGKRVIKVPYISLVNLIADKPVVTELIQDDFTPKKIVAELKKLLFDKYFIKEQKAGYILVREKIGTYRTAERAAELMVSYLKA; encoded by the coding sequence ATGAAATATTACATTATAGCCGGTGAGCGATCAGGTGATCTGCATGCTTCCAATCTTATTAAACAGCTCCGGGTAAAAGATCCTGCTGCTGACATAAGAGGTTGGGGGGGCGACATGATGGAGCAGGCCGGCATGCAGTTGGTAAAGCATTATAAGGAAATGGCTTTTATGGGTTTTGCCGAAACTGCTGCCAATTTCTTTAAAATACTTGGTTTCCTGAAAGAGTGTAAGGCCGATATAAAAGCGTATCAGCCGGACGTGGTGATACTGGTAGATTATGCAGGTTTTAACCTGCGCATTGCCAAATTTGCCAAAGCCAGGGGAATTAAGGTTTTTTATTACATTTCCCCGAAGATATGGGCCTGGAACCAGGGGCGCGTGCACACCATCAAAAAGCTGGTGGATCGCATGTTCGTGATCATGCCCTTCGAGGAAGAGTTCTACGGCCGCTTCGACTATGAGGTAGATTACATCGGCAATCCTGTTTCGGATTCTGTTACCGATCATGTGGTAAACCCGAACTTCAGGTCGCAAAACAGGCTTACCAATAATAAACCGATTATCGCTATACTGCCCGGAAGTCGTAAGCAGGAAATTGAAAACATGCTGCATGTGATGCTGAGTGTGCTTCCTTCGTTCCGCGACTACCAATTTGTGGTAGCAGGAGTCTCTAATTTTTCGAGGGAGTATTACGAGCAGTATAACAAAGACCCTAACATAAAGATTGTATACGACCAGACTTACGACCTGCTCTCGTATGCACAGGCAGCCTTGGTAACTTCCGGTACTGCTACTCTTGAAACGGCCTTATTTAGTGTGCCACAGGTGGTGTGTTATAAAACCAGTACCATCTCTTATTCTATTGGCAAGCGCGTTATAAAGGTGCCATACATATCGCTGGTGAACCTGATTGCTGATAAACCTGTGGTAACAGAACTTATACAGGACGACTTCACTCCTAAAAAAATTGTGGCAGAGCTAAAGAAGCTACTCTTCGACAAGTACTTTATAAAAGAGCAGAAAGCAGGCTATATACTGGTGCGTGAGAAAATAGGTACTTACAGAACTGCCGAACGTGCTGCCGAATTAATGGTAAGCTATTTAAAAGCATAA
- the rfaD gene encoding ADP-glyceromanno-heptose 6-epimerase has protein sequence MIVVTGAAGFIGSCLVSRLNEANFNHVVVVDNFSVVKKENNLKGKKIKEFVDRDNLFDWLETNYEEVEFIFHLGARTDTTEYNKDVLDLYNLNYSKKIWNACCEYQIPLVYASSAVTYGSGSLGFTDEEATLPLLQPLNPYGESKHDFDKWALAQTAKPFFWAGLKLFNVYGPNEYHKGDMASAVLHAFQQIRDKGSVTLYRSHKPEVADGEQKRDFTYVKDVVEVCYFLMHHRRNSGIYNVGTGQARTFMAVALQTFEALGVAPDIQFVDTPSALHDAYQYLTEAKTNKLRSIGYDKPFYTLEEGIREYVQGYLLEGRYY, from the coding sequence ATGATTGTCGTAACTGGTGCCGCCGGCTTTATCGGGAGCTGCCTTGTAAGCAGACTCAACGAAGCAAATTTTAACCACGTTGTGGTGGTAGATAATTTCTCTGTTGTGAAGAAAGAGAACAACCTGAAAGGTAAAAAGATAAAGGAGTTTGTAGACCGCGACAACCTCTTCGACTGGCTGGAGACAAATTATGAAGAGGTGGAATTCATCTTTCACCTGGGAGCCCGCACCGATACCACCGAGTATAACAAAGATGTGCTCGACCTCTACAACCTCAACTACTCCAAAAAAATATGGAATGCCTGCTGTGAATACCAGATTCCGCTGGTTTATGCCTCCTCTGCTGTTACCTATGGCTCCGGCAGTTTAGGTTTCACCGATGAAGAGGCCACATTACCCCTCCTGCAACCTCTGAACCCGTATGGAGAGTCGAAACATGATTTCGATAAATGGGCACTGGCACAAACTGCAAAACCATTTTTCTGGGCCGGGCTGAAATTATTTAATGTATATGGCCCTAATGAGTATCATAAGGGAGATATGGCTTCTGCCGTACTGCATGCTTTTCAGCAAATCAGAGACAAAGGCAGCGTTACCTTGTACCGTTCGCATAAACCGGAAGTGGCAGATGGCGAGCAAAAGCGTGATTTTACCTATGTAAAGGATGTGGTAGAAGTATGTTACTTTCTGATGCACCACCGTAGAAACTCTGGCATTTACAATGTAGGCACTGGCCAGGCACGCACCTTTATGGCCGTAGCCCTTCAGACTTTCGAAGCACTGGGTGTGGCACCAGACATACAGTTTGTAGATACGCCCTCTGCTTTACACGATGCGTACCAGTATTTAACTGAGGCGAAAACAAATAAGCTTCGCTCCATTGGGTATGATAAGCCTTTTTATACCTTAGAAGAAGGGATAAGAGAGTATGTGCAGGGGTATTTGCTGGAGGGGAGGTATTATTGA
- a CDS encoding ABC transporter substrate-binding protein — MKKHTPENTSLVRAFRFFFILLLFALYACYGKKNEQQEPLVLKDDLGREVKLTRQPVRVLSLAASMTEMLFAVCDTAHIVGRTPHCNYPAGVEKKPVVSNYPVDYEQVLRLKPDIVFTVEGITPLETAARLEELGIPVYYQRYYTVEDIFTALEDIGQIVGREQVAKHLADSLRQQVQEIAQRHQQHEKKQRVLAVTWTDPIYVYGQNTSLTDKLRILGAENAVKEVFQDPYPALTREYILKLNPDVLLGGTPEKLEDSFFGIYPELRRIDAYQHKRLYDPTGDLIARPSPRVVESILELEKFLYP, encoded by the coding sequence ATGAAGAAACATACGCCAGAGAATACCTCCCTTGTCAGAGCCTTCAGGTTCTTTTTTATATTGCTGCTATTTGCCCTGTACGCATGCTACGGCAAAAAGAACGAACAACAGGAGCCCCTGGTGCTAAAAGATGACCTCGGGCGGGAGGTAAAGCTAACGCGACAGCCGGTGCGGGTGCTTTCGCTGGCAGCCTCCATGACCGAAATGCTGTTTGCAGTATGCGATACCGCCCATATTGTAGGCCGGACTCCCCATTGTAACTATCCGGCGGGAGTAGAAAAAAAGCCTGTTGTGAGCAATTATCCTGTCGATTACGAGCAGGTATTGCGTCTGAAACCGGATATAGTGTTTACAGTAGAGGGCATTACACCTCTCGAAACAGCTGCCCGCCTGGAAGAGCTGGGGATTCCGGTTTATTACCAGCGATATTATACCGTAGAAGATATTTTTACGGCACTGGAAGATATAGGGCAGATTGTAGGAAGAGAGCAGGTTGCCAAACACCTGGCAGATTCATTGCGCCAACAGGTGCAGGAAATTGCCCAACGCCATCAACAGCATGAGAAAAAGCAACGTGTGCTGGCCGTTACCTGGACGGATCCTATTTATGTGTATGGGCAGAATACGTCGCTTACTGATAAACTGCGCATTCTTGGTGCCGAAAATGCGGTAAAAGAAGTATTTCAGGACCCTTACCCGGCCCTGACGCGTGAATACATTCTGAAGCTTAACCCGGATGTGTTGCTAGGCGGAACGCCGGAAAAACTCGAAGACAGCTTCTTTGGCATATACCCGGAGCTACGCAGGATTGATGCTTATCAGCACAAAAGACTGTATGACCCAACAGGCGACCTGATAGCCCGGCCTTCGCCCCGTGTAGTAGAATCTATCCTGGAACTGGAGAAATTTCTGTATCCATGA
- a CDS encoding 6-carboxytetrahydropterin synthase, with protein MIYVSRLEHFNAAHKLHNPNWSLAKNKEVFGPCANTNWHGHNYELIVTVKGNPDPDTGFVIDLKKLSTLIRKHIIEKVDHKNLNLDVPFMEDKLASTENLIVEFWNILAPKIAEISEAKLHSLKLYETPRNYVEYFGE; from the coding sequence ATGATTTACGTAAGCAGATTAGAGCATTTCAATGCAGCCCATAAGCTGCACAACCCGAACTGGTCGTTGGCAAAGAATAAGGAGGTATTCGGGCCGTGTGCTAATACAAACTGGCATGGGCACAATTATGAGCTTATTGTAACTGTAAAAGGAAATCCTGATCCCGATACAGGCTTTGTGATCGACTTGAAGAAACTAAGTACGCTTATCCGGAAGCACATTATTGAGAAGGTAGACCATAAGAACCTGAACCTGGATGTACCTTTTATGGAAGATAAGCTGGCCAGTACCGAAAATCTGATAGTGGAGTTCTGGAATATACTGGCCCCTAAAATTGCGGAGATATCCGAAGCCAAATTACACAGCCTTAAATTATACGAAACCCCACGCAACTACGTAGAGTATTTCGGCGAATAA
- a CDS encoding iron ABC transporter permease yields the protein MSRSLYFLVAILLILAVLVLGLQVGTFEADVATIADAFLHYDEHNTTHYAIIHLRLPRMLLALVVGASLAFSGYLLQAMVNNGLADPYLLGTASGASLGAVIVFFGFVEMVIAGIYMPPVFALMGAMGVTLLVVVLGYRKGQIIPTQLILAGVAISSLCTAMVWLLTFLSDSEGKLRSVIFWSMGSFERASWDVLPYPAVALVLALLLFAFMQKNLNILLLGEGRAHALGVNVAQTRWIILVSVSVVTGVAVAASGTIGFVGLIVPHVTRALMGATGRSNLLFCAFAGGFFMLLCDLLSRLLYPPAGLPIGIITSFFGVPFFVYLLSRKNYKFSS from the coding sequence ATGAGCAGGAGTTTATACTTTTTAGTGGCTATACTGCTTATTCTGGCGGTGCTGGTGCTGGGCCTGCAGGTAGGTACTTTCGAAGCCGATGTAGCTACCATTGCGGATGCATTTTTGCACTACGATGAACATAATACTACCCATTATGCGATTATACACCTGCGCCTGCCCCGTATGTTGCTGGCCTTGGTGGTAGGTGCTTCGCTGGCTTTCAGTGGGTATTTGCTACAGGCAATGGTTAACAACGGGCTGGCTGACCCTTACCTGCTGGGTACCGCTTCAGGAGCCTCTCTCGGAGCTGTTATTGTATTCTTCGGCTTTGTGGAAATGGTAATAGCAGGTATTTATATGCCCCCTGTTTTTGCGCTGATGGGGGCAATGGGAGTAACGTTACTGGTAGTGGTGCTTGGTTACCGAAAAGGGCAGATTATCCCAACGCAACTTATTTTAGCAGGAGTAGCCATCAGTTCCTTGTGTACGGCCATGGTCTGGCTGCTGACATTTTTATCTGATTCAGAAGGCAAATTACGCTCTGTTATTTTCTGGTCGATGGGCAGTTTTGAAAGAGCCAGCTGGGATGTTTTGCCTTACCCCGCTGTAGCACTTGTGCTGGCCCTGCTGCTGTTCGCTTTTATGCAGAAAAACCTGAACATTTTGCTGTTGGGGGAGGGCAGGGCGCATGCCTTGGGTGTAAATGTGGCGCAGACCCGCTGGATTATTCTGGTTTCGGTTTCAGTAGTTACAGGCGTAGCGGTGGCGGCATCGGGCACGATCGGGTTTGTCGGACTTATTGTACCACATGTTACCCGTGCACTCATGGGAGCAACAGGCCGGAGCAACCTGCTTTTCTGCGCTTTTGCAGGCGGTTTCTTTATGTTATTGTGCGATTTGCTGTCCCGTTTACTTTATCCGCCGGCAGGTTTACCAATTGGTATCATTACTTCGTTCTTTGGTGTTCCTTTCTTCGTATATTTGCTGTCGCGAAAGAATTATAAGTTTAGCAGTTAG
- a CDS encoding S-adenosylmethionine:tRNA ribosyltransferase-isomerase, which yields MIDPKKLAIKDFVYELPDERIAKFPLPERDQSKLLHYAHGQITDKHFKALPALLPPDSLLVFNDTKVVQARLLFSKETGGIIEIFCLEPVAPHREVQLAMQQTGSCTWKCLVGNNKRWKSGAVQLAFEGGILKAERQEQLEGHFLIRFTWEPANLTFAEVLEQCGKLPLPPYLNRGLTPEDHTRYQTIYANQQGAVAAPTAGLHFTDQVMQHLQECGIYTAYLTLHVGAGTFKPVKAEHMEEHEMHAEQLYISKSFLQQLLQQLGKPVIPVGTTSMRSLESIYWLGTKVLRQPQLAEKDLHVSQWIAYETAETPSAAQAIQALLDFMAQHHTEHLHASTQIIIAPGYSFKICDGLVTNFHQPESTLLLLVSALIGENWRKVYQHALANDYRFLSYGDSSLLLP from the coding sequence ATGATCGACCCAAAAAAACTGGCTATAAAAGATTTTGTGTATGAGCTGCCAGACGAACGGATTGCTAAGTTCCCTCTTCCAGAAAGAGATCAGTCTAAGCTACTGCATTACGCACACGGACAAATAACTGATAAGCACTTTAAAGCATTACCTGCCTTACTTCCTCCTGATAGCTTACTTGTTTTTAACGATACCAAGGTAGTACAGGCAAGGCTGTTGTTCAGTAAAGAAACAGGCGGCATTATTGAGATCTTCTGCCTGGAACCTGTTGCCCCACACCGGGAAGTACAGCTTGCCATGCAGCAAACAGGCTCCTGTACCTGGAAGTGCCTGGTTGGCAACAACAAACGCTGGAAAAGCGGAGCAGTACAACTGGCTTTCGAAGGAGGCATTCTGAAAGCAGAAAGACAGGAACAGCTGGAAGGTCACTTCCTGATCCGGTTTACTTGGGAACCGGCCAATCTCACCTTTGCCGAGGTGCTCGAGCAGTGCGGCAAGTTGCCGCTGCCCCCCTACCTGAACCGCGGCTTAACCCCCGAAGATCATACCCGCTACCAGACGATCTATGCCAACCAGCAAGGCGCTGTAGCAGCTCCGACAGCAGGCTTGCATTTCACCGATCAGGTAATGCAACACCTGCAGGAATGTGGCATCTACACCGCATACCTGACCTTGCACGTGGGAGCCGGCACTTTTAAACCTGTGAAAGCAGAGCACATGGAGGAGCACGAAATGCACGCAGAGCAACTCTATATCAGCAAATCGTTTCTGCAACAGTTGCTGCAACAGCTGGGGAAACCTGTAATACCGGTAGGTACCACCAGCATGCGAAGCCTCGAAAGTATCTACTGGCTAGGTACAAAAGTGCTCCGTCAGCCGCAGTTGGCAGAGAAGGATTTACATGTAAGCCAATGGATCGCCTACGAGACTGCAGAAACGCCTTCCGCTGCACAAGCCATACAGGCGCTGCTGGATTTTATGGCGCAACACCACACAGAACATTTACATGCCAGCACACAAATCATTATAGCTCCAGGCTATTCTTTTAAAATATGTGATGGTCTGGTAACCAATTTCCATCAGCCTGAAAGCACGCTGCTGCTGCTTGTTTCAGCGCTTATAGGCGAAAATTGGCGTAAAGTATATCAGCATGCGCTGGCTAACGATTACCGTTTCCTGAGCTATGGCGATAGTTCTTTACTGCTGCCTTAG
- a CDS encoding Ig-like domain-containing protein has translation MRNLYSIRIKHDWFVKLALLAVLGFYAVVPANAQVLVWEENFNGNTINPENWTFDFGDGCERGLCGWGNQELQYYTSRPENARIEDGNLVIEARRENFQSRQFTSARMKSYGRVQFKYGTLEARIKVPDLKNGLWPAFWLLGSTGTWPASGEIDILEMGAAKSIADNVVNKRMSSAVHWQSGGNKADYSREYTSSTDLTNEYHIYKMTWNSEAIRVYLDDIEVFAFNIEGAAAADLEEFHRTQYILLNLAIGGQFTGIYGADGITAPLPAKMYVDYIRLYQNPGDELFLGKDNAEAGNYGVYSERADLSGQLSYGQDANLYIWNNLATVPGAAPFEGNEVLALRAAAGNWFGLGISNEVKNLQNFADGSLKFHFKTTYTGQFKIGIASGHGESWIDFPPGVQQYGLVRDGQWHEVTIPLSMFNNPNMGMHIDLGSVNQIFMFAGDAPGANTEFYFDNIYYSGGVAANPAPTVSLTAPANEALLSTLDDIVLTADAADENGYITKVDFYNGLTLIGTDETSPYSFTWSNVAAGVYTLSARATDNEGVTRASKPATVFVAAPGNTAPTVSITSPTASADFTTPANVVINANAADADGMVYKVDFYNGSTLLGSDFTSPYSFTWANVAAGTYTITARVTDNGKLTTTSEPVTFVVKDNTITADKYGVFTEQAAITQKATLGVDANLYVWNNLGTAPATTPFEGTDALAFRAAPGNWFGMGVANNERNLTYFENGAIKFYMKTTATVGFRIGVSTTGGEGWISFAAGQNQYGLVRDGAWHEVTIPIKALGSINLAGVNQLFMFAGDAPAATSDFYFDNIYYTAEAPANTAPSVSITAPANNAVYTAPANITINATATDLEGPVSKVEFYSGGTLLGTDTTSPFSFTWNNVTEGNYAITAKAYDNGGLSATSAAVSIAVSTPVVYGENLALRKPVTVSSTENPGTPGSNAVDGNGTTRWSSAFSDPQWLTVDLGETYTINMVKVVWEPAFASDYQLQISADNENWTTVKTITGNTTLVNEHPQLSQAGRYVRIYGTKRATPYGYSLYELEVYGKKAAAFCGTAANGDYSYSAVTEGGKVTYTFHPLTPIAGTDFVLLYSKPADQGGTYPGYVMAASGTDFTYSVDAPANGTALSFYFTYRVPAGGERNSSASPHTYTVGSTCGSTGPGEGPGNGAINLALHKPVTVSSTENADTPGANAVDGNPGSRWASQFADPQWLVVDLGQSYHINRVKITWEPAFAKDYKVQLSADADNWTDLKTVTGNTALVNDHSDLAGKGRYIRIYGTARATVWGYSIFELEVYGESAPANAAPTISIVAPVASASYDAPAAITIEANATDSDGTIAKVEYYVDGVLLGTSDAVPYRFAWSQVSGGAYTLTAKAYDNEGLAATSAPVSVTVNCVTVFYADADGDGYGDAASAVTACEAPAGYIARAGDCNDADASVNPEAADLCDGIDRNCDGKVRRPVAAPVITVIPSGNAFTGGDARTIYLGYGAQSVTLSAAAGTGAVYTWQSSTGMQRSGETFAFAPTAAGEYTFTATAANADACSNSATVTITVIDVRCGNKGDKVLVCHNGKENCIAPSAVQAHLAHGDKLGGCLSAKSTSAITAASANLSDEESFIAYPNPADGKTTIAFALEKEGAYKLTIYDATGAVVKQFAGKGEANQRLQLELETAAYSKGLYMLQLQTDDKVATQRLVIQH, from the coding sequence ATGAGAAACCTTTATTCAATCCGAATCAAGCATGATTGGTTTGTAAAGCTGGCACTGTTGGCGGTGCTGGGCTTTTATGCAGTTGTGCCTGCCAATGCGCAGGTACTTGTCTGGGAAGAGAACTTTAACGGGAATACCATTAATCCCGAGAACTGGACCTTTGATTTTGGGGATGGCTGTGAACGTGGGCTCTGTGGATGGGGAAACCAGGAGCTGCAATATTACACCAGCCGTCCTGAAAATGCCCGCATCGAAGACGGAAACCTGGTGATTGAGGCACGCCGGGAGAACTTTCAGAGCAGACAGTTTACCTCAGCCCGCATGAAAAGCTATGGCAGAGTGCAGTTTAAGTACGGTACCCTGGAGGCACGCATCAAAGTGCCAGATTTAAAAAATGGCCTTTGGCCCGCTTTCTGGCTTTTAGGCTCCACGGGCACCTGGCCAGCCAGCGGCGAAATTGATATTTTGGAAATGGGAGCTGCTAAATCCATTGCCGACAATGTTGTGAACAAGCGTATGAGTTCTGCAGTGCATTGGCAAAGTGGGGGAAACAAGGCAGACTATAGCCGGGAGTATACCAGCAGTACCGACCTTACAAACGAGTACCACATCTACAAAATGACCTGGAACAGCGAAGCAATTCGGGTATACCTGGACGATATAGAAGTTTTCGCATTTAACATAGAAGGCGCTGCAGCTGCCGATTTAGAAGAATTTCACCGTACGCAGTACATCCTGCTAAATCTGGCGATTGGCGGGCAATTTACAGGTATATATGGTGCAGATGGTATAACGGCACCACTTCCTGCCAAAATGTATGTCGATTACATCAGGTTGTATCAGAACCCGGGAGATGAATTGTTTCTGGGCAAAGACAATGCGGAAGCAGGTAATTATGGCGTGTACAGCGAACGCGCAGACCTAAGCGGGCAACTCAGTTATGGACAGGATGCAAATCTTTATATCTGGAACAACCTGGCTACAGTTCCGGGGGCCGCGCCTTTTGAAGGGAACGAGGTGCTGGCGCTTCGGGCAGCGGCTGGCAACTGGTTTGGCTTAGGCATTTCAAACGAGGTGAAGAACCTGCAGAACTTTGCAGACGGATCGCTTAAATTCCATTTTAAAACCACTTATACCGGCCAGTTTAAAATTGGTATTGCCAGCGGGCACGGCGAAAGCTGGATAGATTTCCCGCCGGGTGTGCAGCAATATGGTTTGGTAAGAGACGGGCAGTGGCACGAAGTAACCATCCCGCTCAGTATGTTCAATAACCCGAACATGGGCATGCACATAGACCTGGGATCTGTTAACCAGATATTTATGTTTGCCGGTGATGCACCGGGTGCTAATACAGAATTTTATTTCGATAATATTTATTATAGCGGCGGTGTGGCTGCTAACCCGGCACCAACAGTAAGCCTAACCGCACCTGCTAACGAAGCATTGCTGAGTACCTTAGATGATATAGTGCTTACCGCTGATGCTGCTGATGAAAACGGCTATATTACCAAAGTAGACTTCTACAACGGCTTAACCTTGATCGGTACCGACGAAACCAGCCCTTACAGCTTTACCTGGAGCAATGTGGCTGCCGGAGTATATACATTATCTGCCAGAGCAACCGACAACGAAGGTGTAACCAGGGCTTCTAAACCGGCCACTGTTTTCGTGGCGGCTCCTGGTAATACAGCACCAACGGTTAGCATTACCTCACCTACAGCCTCGGCAGACTTTACAACACCAGCTAATGTTGTTATAAATGCCAACGCTGCTGATGCAGACGGTATGGTGTATAAAGTAGATTTCTATAACGGCAGCACCTTATTGGGCTCCGACTTTACCAGCCCTTATAGTTTTACCTGGGCCAATGTGGCCGCCGGTACTTATACTATTACCGCCAGGGTAACAGATAACGGTAAACTGACAACGACTTCGGAACCTGTAACATTTGTGGTAAAAGACAATACCATAACAGCTGATAAGTATGGTGTTTTTACAGAACAAGCTGCTATTACACAGAAAGCTACTTTAGGTGTAGATGCTAACCTCTACGTATGGAATAACCTAGGAACTGCGCCGGCTACCACACCTTTCGAAGGAACTGACGCTTTGGCCTTCAGGGCTGCTCCAGGCAATTGGTTTGGCATGGGAGTGGCGAACAACGAACGTAACCTGACTTATTTTGAGAACGGTGCCATCAAGTTTTACATGAAAACAACTGCCACAGTCGGTTTTAGAATAGGTGTGAGCACAACAGGTGGCGAGGGCTGGATAAGCTTTGCAGCAGGACAGAACCAGTATGGTCTGGTAAGAGACGGAGCGTGGCACGAGGTGACTATACCTATAAAAGCATTGGGCAGCATCAACCTGGCGGGAGTAAACCAGTTGTTTATGTTTGCTGGTGATGCTCCTGCTGCTACATCAGATTTTTATTTTGACAATATCTACTATACGGCAGAAGCGCCGGCTAACACAGCACCGTCAGTAAGTATAACAGCGCCGGCCAATAATGCTGTGTATACAGCCCCGGCTAACATCACCATTAATGCGACAGCTACCGACCTGGAAGGTCCTGTGAGTAAAGTGGAGTTTTACAGTGGCGGCACTCTGTTGGGCACCGATACTACCAGCCCCTTCAGCTTTACCTGGAACAATGTAACTGAAGGAAACTATGCTATTACTGCAAAAGCGTATGACAACGGCGGTTTGTCAGCCACTTCTGCCGCTGTTAGTATAGCAGTAAGTACGCCTGTGGTTTATGGGGAAAACCTGGCGCTGCGTAAACCGGTGACAGTTTCTTCAACGGAAAACCCGGGCACGCCTGGCTCTAATGCAGTAGATGGCAATGGTACTACCCGCTGGTCCAGTGCCTTCTCTGATCCGCAGTGGCTCACTGTAGATTTAGGCGAAACATATACTATAAATATGGTGAAGGTCGTATGGGAACCTGCTTTTGCCTCCGATTACCAGCTACAGATTTCAGCGGATAACGAGAATTGGACAACCGTTAAAACCATTACAGGCAATACTACGCTGGTAAACGAGCATCCGCAGCTTTCGCAGGCAGGCCGCTATGTCAGGATTTACGGGACAAAACGCGCCACCCCTTATGGCTATTCACTCTATGAGCTGGAGGTGTACGGCAAAAAAGCAGCAGCCTTCTGCGGAACAGCAGCCAATGGAGACTATAGCTATAGTGCAGTTACAGAGGGAGGAAAAGTAACCTATACCTTCCATCCGCTGACGCCAATTGCAGGAACTGATTTTGTATTGCTTTATTCAAAACCGGCAGATCAGGGAGGGACTTATCCGGGTTATGTTATGGCAGCCTCTGGTACAGATTTCACTTATTCCGTAGATGCTCCTGCCAATGGAACAGCTCTAAGTTTCTACTTTACCTACAGGGTGCCTGCTGGTGGCGAGCGAAATTCAAGTGCATCGCCACATACATATACCGTGGGCAGCACCTGCGGAAGCACCGGGCCTGGAGAAGGGCCAGGAAACGGTGCCATAAACCTGGCGCTGCACAAGCCTGTAACCGTGTCTTCTACTGAAAATGCTGATACTCCTGGTGCAAATGCAGTAGACGGTAATCCGGGTTCCCGTTGGGCAAGTCAGTTTGCAGATCCGCAGTGGCTGGTGGTAGACCTGGGCCAAAGCTATCATATCAACCGTGTGAAAATTACCTGGGAACCGGCCTTTGCAAAGGATTATAAAGTCCAGCTATCAGCCGATGCCGATAATTGGACAGATCTGAAAACGGTGACAGGAAATACAGCACTGGTGAACGATCATTCAGATTTAGCAGGCAAAGGACGCTACATCAGGATATATGGAACAGCCAGAGCTACTGTATGGGGATACTCTATCTTTGAACTGGAAGTATATGGCGAGTCAGCTCCTGCCAATGCAGCTCCGACTATAAGCATTGTAGCACCGGTTGCTTCGGCCAGTTACGATGCACCTGCCGCCATCACCATAGAAGCAAATGCCACCGACAGTGATGGAACGATTGCTAAAGTGGAGTATTACGTAGATGGTGTACTATTAGGAACCTCTGACGCCGTACCGTACCGCTTTGCCTGGAGCCAAGTTAGCGGCGGCGCCTATACTTTAACAGCCAAAGCTTACGACAACGAAGGCCTGGCTGCCACTTCAGCTCCGGTAAGTGTTACTGTAAACTGTGTAACTGTATTTTATGCTGATGCCGATGGAGATGGTTATGGCGATGCAGCCAGCGCTGTAACAGCCTGTGAAGCTCCTGCTGGTTATATAGCCCGTGCAGGTGATTGTAACGATGCCGATGCCTCGGTCAATCCGGAAGCAGCTGATTTGTGCGATGGCATAGACCGAAACTGCGATGGTAAAGTGCGTAGGCCAGTGGCGGCTCCGGTTATTACGGTTATACCTTCGGGCAATGCGTTTACAGGCGGTGACGCACGTACTATTTACCTGGGTTATGGGGCTCAGAGTGTAACGCTTTCGGCTGCAGCTGGCACAGGTGCTGTTTATACCTGGCAATCATCAACAGGCATGCAGAGAAGCGGTGAAACATTTGCTTTTGCTCCTACAGCAGCAGGGGAATATACCTTCACAGCTACTGCTGCCAATGCAGATGCTTGCAGCAACTCAGCTACTGTTACTATAACGGTTATAGACGTACGTTGCGGCAATAAAGGTGATAAAGTGCTTGTTTGCCACAACGGCAAGGAAAACTGCATAGCGCCAAGTGCGGTGCAGGCACACCTGGCCCACGGCGATAAACTAGGTGGCTGCCTGAGCGCCAAGAGCACCAGTGCCATAACAGCTGCTTCTGCTAACCTCTCCGATGAAGAAAGCTTTATAGCCTACCCGAATCCTGCTGATGGCAAAACCACTATAGCCTTTGCATTGGAAAAAGAAGGTGCTTATAAATTAACAATTTATGATGCAACAGGAGCCGTTGTAAAGCAATTTGCAGGTAAGGGCGAAGCCAATCAGCGACTACAGCTTGAGCTGGAAACGGCAGCCTATTCCAAAGGTCTTTACATGCTGCAACTGCAAACAGATGATAAAGTAGCTACGCAACGTTTAGTGATTCAGCACTAG